A DNA window from Methylobacterium sp. NMS14P contains the following coding sequences:
- the fumC gene encoding class II fumarate hydratase has translation MNAPVPDHPVLRDVPIGISATGMRRETDSMGGIDVPADRYWGAQTQRSLQHFSIGNDRMPKRVYHAYGYVKKAAALVNAAAGRLEDWRAQAIVQAADETIAGKLDAHYPLYVWQTGSGTQSNMNVNEVLSNRAIQLLGGTLGSKSPVHPNDHVNMGQSSNDTFPTAMHIATVLELDEVLLPQARALADAIDAKARAWMDVVKTGRTHLQDATPLTVGQEWSGYVAQMRDALALIEASRAGLYKLAAGGTAVGTGLNAPEGFSAEIAGQIAALTGRPFVTAPNKFAAQGSLDAMVAAMAAVRGLAVALMKIANDMRWLASGPRCGLGELLLPANEPGSSIMPGKVNPTQCEAMVMVCIQVIGEDNAVAFAGAQGNFELNAMRPIIINNTLHAARVLGDACEKFRTYSVEGTELNRKRIDETVNQSLMLVTALSPVIGYDLASKIAHRANDEGTTLREAALAEGVPAERFDAVCDPKTMIGHGLAGA, from the coding sequence ATGAACGCGCCCGTCCCGGACCATCCCGTCCTGCGCGATGTCCCGATCGGCATCTCCGCCACGGGGATGCGGCGGGAGACGGACTCGATGGGCGGGATCGACGTGCCGGCGGACCGCTACTGGGGGGCGCAGACCCAGCGCTCGCTCCAGCACTTCTCGATCGGCAACGATCGCATGCCCAAGCGGGTCTACCACGCCTACGGCTACGTCAAGAAGGCCGCCGCCCTGGTCAACGCCGCCGCCGGCCGCCTGGAGGACTGGCGCGCGCAGGCCATCGTCCAGGCCGCCGACGAGACGATCGCGGGGAAGCTCGACGCGCACTATCCGCTCTACGTCTGGCAGACCGGCTCCGGCACCCAGTCCAACATGAACGTCAACGAGGTGCTGTCGAACCGCGCCATCCAGCTCCTCGGCGGTACGCTCGGCTCCAAGAGCCCGGTCCACCCGAACGACCACGTCAACATGGGCCAGTCGTCGAACGACACCTTCCCGACCGCGATGCACATCGCCACGGTGCTCGAGCTCGACGAGGTCCTCCTCCCGCAGGCGCGGGCGCTGGCCGACGCGATCGACGCCAAGGCGCGGGCCTGGATGGACGTGGTCAAGACCGGCCGGACCCACCTCCAGGACGCGACGCCGCTCACGGTCGGCCAGGAATGGTCGGGCTACGTGGCGCAGATGCGCGACGCGCTGGCCCTCATCGAGGCGTCGCGCGCCGGGCTGTACAAGCTCGCGGCCGGCGGCACCGCGGTCGGCACCGGCCTCAACGCCCCGGAGGGCTTCAGCGCGGAGATCGCCGGCCAGATCGCCGCGCTGACCGGCAGGCCGTTCGTCACCGCGCCCAACAAGTTCGCCGCGCAGGGCTCGCTGGACGCCATGGTCGCCGCCATGGCGGCGGTGCGCGGACTCGCGGTCGCGCTGATGAAGATCGCCAACGACATGCGCTGGCTGGCCTCGGGGCCGCGCTGCGGCCTCGGCGAGCTGCTGCTGCCCGCCAACGAGCCGGGCTCCTCGATCATGCCCGGCAAGGTCAACCCGACCCAGTGCGAGGCCATGGTGATGGTCTGCATCCAGGTGATCGGCGAGGACAACGCGGTCGCCTTCGCGGGCGCGCAGGGCAATTTCGAGCTGAACGCGATGCGCCCGATCATCATCAACAACACGCTGCACGCGGCCCGCGTGCTGGGCGATGCCTGCGAGAAGTTCCGGACCTACTCGGTCGAGGGCACGGAGCTCAACCGGAAGCGGATCGACGAAACCGTGAACCAGTCGCTGATGCTGGTCACGGCCCTGTCGCCGGTGATCGGCTACGACCTCGCCTCGAAGATCGCCCACCGTGCCAACGACGAGGGCACGACGCTGCGCGAGGCCGCCCTGGCCGAGGGCGTCCCGGCCGAGCGCTTCGACGCGG